From a region of the Xanthomonas rydalmerensis genome:
- a CDS encoding ferritin-like domain-containing protein, which yields MNGDLYQAARACLDAADPDEKVALTQRHAAAWRHGDLAMPTEAPAPEPIRMPGRPPRPLLVHPRELPRRGLGSAEGRAAFIHAIAHIELNAIDLAWDAVYRFRGLPPAFYADWVAVADDESRHFVLLRDRLRALGNAYGDFAAHNGLWEMCEKTAHDGLARMALVPRVLEARGLDVTPGMIAKLRALDDDATADILEIILREEVAHVAAGSRWYRWYCAQAGIEPRARFAALLREYAGGYLHGPFNLQARLLAGFDEDELLALQQQAG from the coding sequence GTGAACGGCGACCTGTACCAGGCCGCGCGCGCCTGCCTGGACGCGGCCGACCCCGACGAGAAGGTCGCGCTGACCCAGCGCCATGCCGCGGCCTGGCGTCATGGCGACTTGGCGATGCCGACCGAGGCGCCGGCGCCCGAGCCGATCCGCATGCCCGGGCGGCCACCGCGACCGCTGTTGGTGCATCCGCGCGAGCTGCCGCGCCGCGGCCTCGGCAGCGCCGAAGGCCGCGCCGCCTTCATCCATGCCATCGCCCATATCGAACTCAACGCCATCGATCTGGCCTGGGACGCGGTCTACCGCTTCCGCGGCCTGCCGCCGGCGTTCTATGCCGACTGGGTGGCGGTGGCGGACGACGAGTCGCGCCATTTCGTGCTGCTGCGCGACCGCCTGCGCGCGCTGGGCAACGCCTACGGCGATTTCGCCGCGCACAACGGCCTGTGGGAGATGTGCGAGAAGACCGCCCACGACGGCCTGGCGCGGATGGCGCTGGTGCCGCGGGTGCTGGAGGCGCGCGGCCTGGACGTGACCCCGGGCATGATCGCCAAGCTGCGCGCGCTCGACGACGACGCCACCGCCGACATCCTGGAGATCATCCTGCGCGAGGAAGTGGCGCACGTGGCCGCCGGCTCGCGCTGGTACCGCTGGTATTGCGCACAGGCCGGGATCGAGCCGCGCGCCCGCTTCGCCGCGCTGCTGCGCGAATACGCCGGCGGCTACCTGCATGGTCCGTTCAACCTGCAGGCGCGCCTGCTGGCCGGGTTCGACGAGGACGAATTGCTGGCCCTGCAGCAGCAGGCCGGCTGA
- a CDS encoding SPOR domain-containing protein, which produces MDTVLKQRLIGALVLVALAVIFLPMLVKGPAPDSGVANVPLKAPEAPADGQFQTRELPLVTPGDAPSGGAVGMAKSPGATPAAAAAPAPVQNNPDAADLADPAAGSAAQPLPPSVAAGNYAVNFGAYATAADADAVIARLKQAQLPGFREQATIGGRQAWRVRIGPYADRAQAESVRLQAVKVRNDVNAQVVTLDAAPSNATPTSATPAAGSHVAAAAPAAPAKTEALPPEPAKPVATAKPATPPAPKPEPAKPAVTKPEPSKPAATPATTAAAKPAPSVPAAPAASGTGFAVQLGAFGKAEDANALRDKVRAAGFSAFVEQVRTDKGALNRVRVGPVANRADAEQLRAQVAAKVGISGMVRPHP; this is translated from the coding sequence GTGGATACCGTCCTGAAACAGCGATTGATTGGCGCCCTCGTCCTGGTAGCGCTCGCCGTGATCTTCCTGCCGATGCTGGTGAAGGGGCCTGCGCCCGACAGCGGCGTGGCCAATGTGCCGTTGAAGGCGCCCGAGGCGCCGGCCGACGGCCAGTTCCAGACCCGCGAGTTGCCGCTGGTGACCCCGGGCGATGCACCCAGCGGTGGGGCGGTGGGCATGGCCAAGTCCCCGGGTGCCACGCCCGCGGCCGCCGCCGCGCCGGCGCCGGTCCAGAACAACCCCGATGCCGCCGACCTGGCCGATCCGGCCGCCGGCAGCGCCGCGCAGCCGTTGCCGCCGAGCGTGGCCGCCGGCAACTACGCGGTGAACTTCGGCGCCTATGCCACCGCCGCCGACGCCGATGCGGTGATCGCACGGCTCAAGCAGGCGCAGCTGCCGGGCTTCCGCGAGCAGGCCACGATCGGCGGGCGCCAGGCCTGGCGCGTGCGGATCGGGCCGTATGCCGATCGCGCCCAGGCCGAATCCGTGCGTCTGCAGGCGGTCAAGGTCCGCAACGACGTCAACGCGCAGGTGGTGACCCTGGACGCGGCGCCGAGCAACGCGACCCCGACCAGCGCCACGCCGGCCGCCGGCAGCCATGTCGCCGCCGCCGCGCCCGCCGCCCCGGCCAAGACCGAGGCGCTGCCGCCGGAGCCGGCCAAGCCGGTCGCCACCGCCAAGCCGGCGACGCCGCCGGCGCCCAAGCCGGAACCGGCCAAGCCGGCCGTGACCAAGCCCGAACCCAGCAAGCCTGCGGCCACGCCGGCCACCACGGCGGCCGCCAAGCCAGCGCCGAGCGTGCCGGCTGCGCCTGCCGCTTCCGGTACCGGCTTCGCCGTGCAGCTGGGCGCGTTCGGCAAGGCCGAGGACGCCAATGCCCTGCGCGACAAGGTGCGCGCGGCCGGCTTCAGCGCCTTCGTCGAACAGGTGCGCACCGACAAGGGCGCGCTGAACCGGGTGCGGGTCGGGCCGGTCGCCAACCGCGCCGATGCAGAGCAGTTGCGCGCCCAGGTGGCGGCCAAGGTCGGTATCAGCGGTATGGTACGTCCACATCCTTGA
- a CDS encoding zinc-dependent metalloprotease: MKSICSLTAMLALCVAGSASAAGTPLFQSSQYVSKSIAGEPALSRLLANPATGAVQRVGVNAAAVTAGQKQLELDLLGQRITATQLKTEQLEGGNSIWYGNLGNAAVARTRAPSGLDPLNSAILVRSGDTITGSIRSNGTLFHLRPIAGGGHVLVEVDERRMPAEHPADYALLPTVQMPQSVIDERMTAAGASSGSPATIRVLVVATNKAVTSYGGNIQSLVQLAVAESNQGYTNSNVGITMQLAGYETTNYTESGDFNTDLTRFRGTSDGYMDSIHTSRNSTAADVGVLIIDNSAYCGLASGIGSTAATAFAAVYWDCATGYYSFAHEIGHLQSARHDVATDSSTSPYAYGHGYRYGNSWRTIMAYNCTSSCPRLNYWSNPNVSYNGVPMGNASTADNQRVLVNTKATVAGFR, encoded by the coding sequence ATGAAGTCGATCTGCAGCCTTACCGCGATGCTTGCCCTGTGTGTCGCCGGTTCCGCCTCCGCGGCCGGAACGCCCCTGTTCCAGAGCAGCCAGTACGTGTCCAAGTCCATCGCCGGCGAGCCGGCGCTGAGCCGCCTGCTGGCCAATCCCGCCACCGGCGCGGTGCAGCGCGTCGGCGTGAACGCCGCCGCGGTCACCGCCGGACAGAAGCAACTCGAGCTGGACCTGCTGGGCCAGCGCATCACCGCCACGCAGTTGAAGACCGAGCAGTTGGAAGGCGGCAACAGCATCTGGTACGGCAACCTCGGCAATGCCGCGGTGGCCCGGACTCGCGCACCCTCCGGCCTGGATCCGCTGAACTCGGCGATCCTGGTGCGCAGCGGCGACACCATCACCGGCAGCATCCGCAGCAACGGCACGCTGTTCCACCTGCGTCCGATCGCCGGCGGCGGCCATGTGCTGGTGGAGGTCGACGAACGCCGCATGCCGGCCGAGCATCCGGCCGACTACGCCCTGCTGCCGACCGTGCAGATGCCGCAGTCGGTGATCGACGAGCGCATGACCGCCGCCGGCGCCTCGTCCGGTTCGCCCGCGACCATTCGCGTGCTGGTGGTGGCGACCAACAAGGCGGTGACCAGCTACGGCGGCAACATCCAGTCGCTGGTGCAACTGGCGGTGGCCGAGTCCAACCAGGGCTACACCAACAGCAACGTCGGCATCACCATGCAACTGGCCGGCTACGAGACCACCAACTACACCGAGTCCGGCGACTTCAACACCGACCTGACCCGCTTCCGCGGTACCAGCGACGGCTACATGGACAGTATCCATACCTCGCGCAACAGCACCGCGGCCGACGTCGGCGTGCTGATCATCGACAATTCCGCCTATTGCGGCCTCGCCTCGGGCATCGGTTCCACCGCCGCCACCGCGTTCGCGGCGGTGTACTGGGATTGCGCCACCGGCTACTACAGCTTCGCCCACGAGATCGGCCATCTGCAGAGCGCGCGCCACGATGTGGCCACCGACTCCAGCACCTCGCCGTACGCCTATGGCCACGGTTATCGCTACGGCAACAGCTGGCGAACGATCATGGCCTACAACTGCACCAGCAGTTGCCCGCGGCTGAACTACTGGTCCAACCCGAACGTGTCCTACAACGGCGTGCCGATGGGCAACGCCAGCACCGCCGACAACCAGCGTGTGCTGGTCAACACCAAGGCGACGGTGGCCGGGTTCCGCTGA
- the lpxH gene encoding UDP-2,3-diacylglucosamine diphosphatase, giving the protein MTTLFISDLHLDPARPAITALFLDFLRGEARRAEALYILGDLFEAWIGDDTPSEAADAVALELHALHAAGVPVFFMHGNRDFLLGADYAQRAGLRLLPDPCVIDLYGEPTLLLHGDLLCTDDTAYQAFRAQTRDPAFQQQFLAQPLAARIAYAQQARAASQARQADLKQGDRTQFETVTDVAPAEVAATFARYGVARMIHGHTHRPAVHALDVEGRACTRIVLGDWYEQGSVLRVDAQGCRLQQL; this is encoded by the coding sequence ATGACCACGCTGTTCATCTCCGACCTGCATCTGGATCCGGCACGGCCGGCGATCACCGCGCTGTTTCTCGACTTCCTGCGCGGGGAGGCGCGCCGGGCCGAGGCGCTGTACATCCTCGGCGACCTGTTCGAGGCCTGGATCGGCGACGACACGCCGTCCGAGGCGGCCGATGCGGTGGCGCTGGAGCTGCACGCGCTGCACGCGGCCGGGGTACCGGTGTTCTTCATGCACGGCAACCGCGACTTCCTGCTCGGTGCCGACTACGCGCAGCGCGCCGGCCTGCGCCTGCTGCCCGATCCCTGCGTGATCGATCTGTACGGCGAGCCGACCCTGCTGCTGCACGGCGACCTGCTGTGCACCGACGACACCGCCTACCAGGCGTTCCGCGCGCAGACCCGCGACCCGGCGTTCCAGCAGCAGTTCCTGGCGCAGCCGTTGGCCGCGCGCATCGCCTACGCGCAGCAGGCGCGCGCCGCCAGCCAGGCGCGCCAGGCCGACCTGAAACAGGGCGACCGCACGCAGTTCGAGACCGTCACCGACGTGGCGCCGGCCGAGGTCGCCGCCACCTTCGCCCGCTATGGCGTGGCGCGGATGATCCATGGCCACACCCATCGGCCGGCGGTGCATGCGCTGGACGTGGAGGGGCGTGCCTGCACCCGCATCGTGCTCGGCGACTGGTACGAACAGGGCTCGGTGCTGCGCGTGGATGCGCAGGGCTGCCGACTGCAACAGCTCTAG
- the purF gene encoding amidophosphoribosyltransferase, translating to MCGIVGIVGTQNVAGQLYDGLAVLQHRGQDAAGIATADGTRLRVQKANGLVRDVFDEKRMAVLEGRVGIAHCRYPTAGSEGMDEAQPFYVNSPYGIALAHNGNLVNTESLRQQVFEADRRNINTDSDSEVLLNVFAYELDAQRMLTPEAAIRAVAGVHRRCKGGYAVVSVVLGLGLVAFRDPHGIRPLVLGKRESVEGDEYIVASESSALDILGFTRVRDVRPGEALVITGRGELFSEVCASPTDHTPCIFEYVYFARPDSMIDNVSVHKARMRMGMKLGEKILRLRPDHDIDTIIPIPDTSRDAALEMSNVLGVKYREGFVKNRYIGRTFIMPGQGERVKSVRRKLNPIHLEFRNRVVLLVDDSIVRGTTSRQIVQMARDAGARKVYLASAAPPVRYPNIYGIDMPAADELVAHGRSEQEIQEFLGCDWLIYQDLEDLETAVREGNPELKAFDSSCFNGQYTTGIEPGYFERIMQLRSDEAKRKRRA from the coding sequence ATGTGTGGCATCGTCGGAATCGTCGGCACCCAGAACGTGGCCGGGCAACTCTATGACGGCCTGGCCGTGCTGCAGCATCGCGGTCAGGACGCGGCGGGCATCGCCACCGCCGACGGCACCCGCCTGCGCGTGCAGAAGGCCAACGGCCTGGTCCGCGACGTCTTCGACGAGAAGCGCATGGCGGTGCTGGAAGGCCGCGTCGGCATCGCCCACTGCCGTTATCCGACCGCCGGCTCGGAAGGCATGGACGAGGCGCAGCCGTTCTACGTGAATTCGCCGTACGGCATCGCACTGGCCCACAACGGCAATCTGGTCAATACCGAATCCTTGCGCCAGCAGGTGTTCGAGGCCGACCGCCGCAACATCAACACCGATTCGGACAGCGAAGTGCTGCTGAACGTGTTCGCCTACGAGCTGGACGCGCAGCGCATGCTGACCCCGGAAGCGGCGATCCGCGCCGTGGCCGGCGTGCACCGCCGCTGCAAGGGCGGCTACGCGGTGGTCAGCGTGGTGCTGGGCCTGGGCCTGGTCGCGTTCCGCGATCCGCACGGCATCCGCCCGCTGGTGCTGGGCAAGCGCGAGAGCGTGGAGGGCGACGAGTACATCGTCGCCTCCGAGTCCTCGGCGCTGGACATCCTCGGCTTCACCCGCGTGCGCGACGTGCGCCCCGGCGAAGCGCTGGTCATCACCGGCCGCGGCGAGCTGTTCTCCGAGGTCTGCGCCTCGCCGACCGACCACACCCCGTGCATCTTCGAGTACGTGTACTTCGCGCGCCCGGACTCGATGATCGACAACGTCTCGGTGCACAAGGCGCGCATGCGCATGGGCATGAAGCTGGGCGAGAAGATCCTGCGCCTGCGCCCGGACCACGACATCGACACCATCATCCCGATCCCGGACACCTCGCGCGACGCCGCCTTGGAGATGTCCAACGTGCTCGGGGTGAAGTACCGCGAGGGCTTCGTCAAGAACCGCTACATCGGCCGCACCTTCATCATGCCGGGGCAGGGCGAGCGGGTGAAGTCGGTGCGCCGCAAGCTCAACCCGATCCACCTGGAATTCCGCAACCGGGTGGTGCTGCTGGTCGACGATTCGATCGTGCGCGGCACCACCAGCCGGCAGATCGTGCAGATGGCGCGCGACGCCGGCGCGCGCAAGGTGTACCTGGCCAGCGCGGCGCCGCCGGTGCGCTATCCCAACATCTACGGCATCGACATGCCGGCCGCCGACGAACTGGTGGCGCATGGCCGCAGCGAGCAGGAGATCCAGGAATTCCTCGGCTGCGACTGGCTGATCTACCAGGACCTGGAAGACCTGGAGACCGCGGTGCGCGAGGGCAATCCGGAACTGAAGGCGTTCGACTCCTCGTGCTTCAATGGCCAGTACACCACCGGCATCGAGCCCGGCTATTTCGAGCGGATCATGCAGTTGCGCTCGGACGAGGCCAAGCGCAAGCGCCGTGCCTGA
- a CDS encoding CvpA family protein gives MIDMVLLTVILVSALLGALRGFVGIVVGTLSWFLAGWATFQFGGNAGQWLANGSRPSMSYYLGGYALTFVTVMAVVGITGMVIRTAVRSTALSGTDRALGFGLGAARGGFFAAVLAFLMSFTPLTREPDWRHSMVLPVLSPGVGWMRAQMPDWRMPQMPQLNLSQMPQLNVSQMDLGNLPAAGDNAALGNALQASGLQEMMSKALGRPGVRSAQPGSDPSQLMPANIDPAQARPAQSDPARVEPNGQARPPSQ, from the coding sequence ATGATCGACATGGTGCTGTTGACGGTGATCCTGGTCTCGGCCCTGCTCGGGGCCCTGCGTGGGTTCGTCGGCATCGTGGTCGGCACGCTGTCCTGGTTCCTGGCCGGCTGGGCCACGTTCCAGTTCGGCGGCAACGCCGGGCAGTGGTTGGCCAACGGCTCACGGCCGAGCATGAGCTACTACCTGGGCGGCTACGCGCTGACCTTCGTGACGGTGATGGCGGTGGTCGGCATCACCGGCATGGTGATCCGCACCGCAGTGCGCTCGACCGCGCTGTCGGGCACCGACCGCGCGCTCGGCTTCGGCCTGGGCGCGGCGCGCGGCGGCTTCTTCGCCGCGGTGCTGGCGTTCCTGATGAGCTTCACGCCGCTGACCCGCGAGCCGGACTGGCGCCATTCGATGGTGCTGCCGGTGCTCAGCCCCGGCGTGGGCTGGATGCGCGCGCAGATGCCGGACTGGCGCATGCCGCAGATGCCGCAGTTGAACCTGTCGCAGATGCCGCAACTGAACGTGTCGCAGATGGATTTGGGCAACTTGCCCGCGGCAGGCGATAATGCCGCGCTGGGCAACGCCCTGCAGGCCAGTGGGCTGCAGGAAATGATGTCCAAGGCCCTGGGACGTCCCGGGGTGCGGTCCGCGCAGCCCGGGAGCGATCCGTCGCAACTGATGCCCGCGAACATCGATCCGGCGCAGGCGCGTCCGGCGCAATCCGACCCGGCACGGGTCGAACCCAACGGCCAGGCACGGCCACCTTCCCAATAG
- a CDS encoding CoA transferase: MRTVQGVYADLRDSIGIDAGTTVVLTGHDPVTPSVHRIGDGAAAALGLLGAGMSSLGELRGGTRQTVTVDVEDAIAQLMAVFLTTLNGVPAERLFEDPSLFADSDFYRAGDGRYVYLLLTYPHLRMLACQVLGCPPSRRHFADAIARWDAFALEDAISGVGGTCVAVRTRAEWRSHPQGLYLADRPLIEITRIGDTPPVPLPEGRAALPMDGLRVLDNTHVIAGPIAARLMAEHGAEVLHLSTPRYPDPQAMQVETNIGKRSAWCDLNEPAGRAAFERLLGDADIYVGSYLSLDRKGYGPLALAERRPGIVVLDFHGWGKAGPWSQRGGFDQLACAATGFSAEEGAFDGPRLPPTYLLNDYLAAILGAAGVTEALRRRTVEGGAYHVHLDLARVCMWIQDLGLLSRAQVIGLPPPDPARLKNRRVTVPGPFGETTYLPTQINYSDLRPSLARGAEPLGASPCAWASDSAKAR; encoded by the coding sequence ATGAGGACCGTACAGGGGGTCTACGCCGATCTGAGAGATTCCATCGGAATTGACGCCGGCACCACGGTGGTCCTGACGGGCCACGACCCGGTGACGCCATCGGTCCATCGTATTGGGGACGGTGCCGCCGCGGCCCTCGGCTTGCTGGGCGCGGGCATGAGCAGTCTCGGCGAGTTGAGGGGCGGGACACGACAGACCGTCACCGTCGACGTCGAGGATGCGATCGCGCAGCTGATGGCGGTGTTCCTGACGACCTTGAACGGCGTGCCTGCCGAACGACTCTTCGAGGATCCCTCCCTGTTCGCGGACAGCGACTTCTATCGTGCAGGCGACGGCCGTTACGTTTATCTGCTGCTGACCTATCCGCATCTGCGGATGCTGGCCTGCCAGGTGCTCGGTTGTCCTCCGTCACGTCGGCATTTTGCCGACGCGATCGCACGTTGGGACGCTTTCGCATTGGAGGACGCCATCAGCGGGGTAGGGGGCACATGCGTTGCCGTCCGGACGCGGGCGGAATGGCGCAGCCATCCCCAAGGGCTCTACCTTGCCGACCGACCGCTGATCGAGATCACCAGGATCGGCGATACCCCACCGGTGCCCCTGCCCGAGGGAAGGGCAGCGCTGCCGATGGATGGATTGCGCGTCCTCGACAACACCCATGTCATAGCAGGGCCGATCGCGGCGCGACTGATGGCTGAACATGGAGCGGAGGTCCTTCATCTTTCGACACCGCGTTATCCCGACCCGCAGGCGATGCAGGTCGAGACCAATATTGGAAAGCGAAGCGCCTGGTGCGACCTCAACGAGCCGGCGGGACGTGCGGCATTCGAACGGCTGTTGGGCGATGCCGACATCTATGTTGGAAGCTATCTTTCCCTCGATCGCAAGGGGTACGGGCCGCTCGCGCTTGCCGAGCGCCGGCCGGGGATTGTCGTGCTCGACTTCCATGGCTGGGGCAAGGCGGGGCCTTGGTCTCAGCGCGGCGGGTTCGATCAGCTCGCCTGCGCCGCCACGGGGTTTTCGGCGGAGGAGGGGGCGTTCGATGGCCCCCGCTTGCCGCCGACCTATCTGCTGAACGACTATCTGGCCGCGATCTTGGGAGCGGCCGGTGTGACCGAGGCCCTTCGGCGGCGCACAGTGGAAGGCGGCGCCTACCATGTCCATCTCGACCTGGCGCGGGTCTGCATGTGGATCCAGGATCTCGGCCTGCTGTCTCGTGCACAGGTGATCGGCTTGCCGCCGCCCGATCCCGCGCGGCTGAAGAATCGACGTGTGACGGTGCCGGGACCGTTCGGCGAAACGACGTACCTGCCAACCCAGATCAACTACTCGGACCTTCGCCCGTCTCTCGCCCGTGGCGCCGAGCCTCTTGGCGCGTCTCCATGCGCATGGGCAAGCGACTCGGCCAAGGCACGATGA
- the folC gene encoding bifunctional tetrahydrofolate synthase/dihydrofolate synthase, with amino-acid sequence MNTLSEWLAYIERQHPQDIAMGLERVRAVAARMRLTRPAKHVITVGGTNGKGSTVAFIEAIARAAGWRVGSYTSPHLLRYNERVRIEGEEASDADLMTAFAAVEAARGETALTYFEYGTLAALWLFQQAKLGLAVLEVGLGGRLDAVNLVDADVAVITTVDIDHTDWLGSDREAIGAEKAGIARPWKPLVLGEIDPPSSVLRRAYAIGANAIRAGSDFFHEQIDAERWRWRDVGTELQLPLPQLRAPVQRANAATAIAALRALRRSLPRNAYAEGIAAARLRGRLQPCVRDGVEVLVDVGHNPQAARELAAALQAQPVAGRTCAVFAALADKDAAGVVEALAAQVDAWHLAGLSGSRGQSSAQLRARLAGTAAAEASVAESVAQALQSVLAQARPGDRVLVFGSFHTAAEALHWLHSAG; translated from the coding sequence ATGAACACCCTCTCCGAATGGCTCGCCTACATCGAGCGCCAACATCCCCAGGACATCGCCATGGGCCTGGAGCGGGTGCGCGCGGTCGCCGCGCGCATGCGCCTGACCCGGCCGGCCAAGCACGTCATCACCGTCGGCGGCACCAACGGCAAGGGTTCGACCGTCGCCTTCATCGAGGCGATCGCGCGTGCCGCCGGCTGGCGCGTGGGCAGCTACACCTCGCCGCACCTGCTGCGCTACAACGAGCGCGTGCGCATCGAGGGCGAAGAGGCCAGCGATGCCGACCTGATGACTGCCTTTGCGGCAGTGGAGGCCGCGCGCGGCGAGACCGCGCTGACCTACTTCGAGTACGGCACGCTGGCGGCGCTGTGGCTGTTCCAGCAGGCCAAGCTGGGGTTGGCGGTGCTGGAGGTCGGCCTCGGCGGCCGGCTCGATGCGGTGAACCTGGTCGATGCCGACGTGGCGGTCATCACCACCGTGGACATCGACCACACCGACTGGCTCGGCAGCGACCGCGAAGCGATCGGCGCGGAGAAGGCCGGCATCGCGCGGCCGTGGAAGCCTCTAGTGCTGGGCGAGATCGATCCGCCCTCCAGCGTGCTGCGCCGCGCCTACGCGATCGGCGCCAACGCGATCCGCGCCGGCAGCGACTTCTTCCACGAGCAGATCGACGCCGAACGCTGGCGCTGGCGCGACGTCGGCACCGAACTGCAGTTGCCGTTGCCGCAGTTGCGCGCGCCGGTGCAGCGCGCCAACGCCGCCACCGCCATTGCCGCCCTGCGCGCGTTGCGCCGGTCGCTGCCGCGCAACGCCTATGCCGAGGGCATCGCCGCCGCCCGTCTGCGCGGACGGCTGCAGCCGTGCGTGCGCGATGGCGTGGAGGTGCTGGTCGATGTGGGCCACAACCCGCAGGCGGCGCGCGAGCTGGCCGCCGCGCTGCAGGCGCAGCCGGTCGCCGGCCGCACCTGCGCGGTGTTCGCGGCGCTGGCCGACAAGGACGCCGCCGGCGTGGTGGAGGCGCTGGCCGCGCAGGTCGATGCCTGGCACCTGGCCGGTTTGAGCGGCAGCCGCGGCCAGAGCAGTGCGCAGTTGCGCGCGCGGCTGGCGGGTACGGCCGCCGCCGAAGCCAGCGTTGCCGAGAGCGTGGCGCAGGCGCTGCAATCGGTGCTGGCACAGGCGCGGCCGGGCGACCGCGTGCTGGTGTTCGGCTCGTTCCATACCGCCGCCGAGGCCCTGCACTGGCTGCATTCAGCCGGCTGA
- a CDS encoding histidine phosphatase family protein, with amino-acid sequence MRILLARHGETPWNAEGRYQGQIDIPLSPVGDAQAQALGARLREVPLTRAVASPLARAQRTARFALGAEREALLQTDPDLQEIAHGEWEGLLASEINEKDPARLRAWREEPDTVLMPGGESLRQVLERSWRGLARAAEGLGEYDTLLVVAHDAVNRVILCRVLGLPIARLWSFRQAPTTLNLLEGPDVEHLEVVRLNDCAHHTPFFGEAKHRAL; translated from the coding sequence ATGCGCATTCTGCTCGCCCGCCATGGCGAAACCCCGTGGAACGCCGAAGGCCGCTACCAGGGCCAGATCGACATCCCGCTGTCGCCGGTCGGCGACGCCCAGGCGCAGGCGCTGGGCGCACGCCTGCGCGAGGTGCCGCTGACCCGCGCCGTGGCCTCGCCGCTGGCACGCGCGCAACGCACCGCGCGCTTCGCCCTGGGCGCCGAGCGCGAGGCGCTGCTGCAGACCGATCCGGACCTGCAGGAGATCGCCCATGGCGAGTGGGAAGGTCTGCTGGCCAGCGAAATCAACGAGAAGGATCCTGCGCGCCTGCGCGCCTGGCGCGAGGAGCCGGATACGGTGCTGATGCCGGGCGGCGAGTCGCTGCGGCAGGTGCTGGAGCGCTCCTGGCGCGGCCTGGCCCGCGCCGCCGAGGGCCTGGGCGAATACGACACGCTGCTGGTGGTCGCCCACGATGCGGTCAACCGGGTGATCCTGTGCCGGGTGCTGGGCCTGCCGATCGCGCGGCTGTGGAGCTTCCGCCAGGCGCCGACCACGCTGAACCTGCTGGAAGGGCCGGACGTGGAGCATCTGGAAGTGGTGCGGCTGAACGATTGCGCGCATCACACGCCGTTCTTCGGCGAGGCGAAGCATCGGGCGTTGTAG